Genomic segment of Gloeocapsa sp. PCC 7428:
ATAGACTGGATAACCAGAAAGTGGTAGGGCAATTTGACAGACCCTTGAGGAAACAGCAAACTTTGGTTTGTAGGTATTTTCTCATAAATTTTCGCTACTTGGCGTAGTGAAGAGTGTCAAAAATTTAATTCCTCAAATGAGTTGCAATTTTTAGTAAACCGCGAGGATTATAGTTCAATGACAATAGCAGTAGGACAGGCAACGAGTCGAGGATGGTTCGACGTCGTTGATGACTGGCTAAAACGAGATAGATTCGTATTCATCGGGTGGTCAGGAATATTACTATTTCCCTGCGCGTACATGGCGTTAGGGGGATGGCTAACCGGAACAACGTTTGTAACATCGTGGTACACGCACGGGATAGCGTCATCGTACTTAGAGGGATGCAACTTCTTAACGGTGGCAGTATCAACACCAGCAAACAGCATGGGACACTCATTGCTGTTCTTGTGGGGGCCAGAAGCGCAGTGGGACTTCACACGTTGGTGTCAAATGGGCGGATTATGGACATTCGTAGCATTACACGGCGCGTTTGCACTAATCGGGTTCATGCTACGGCAATTTGAGATAGCGCGGCTGGTGGGAGTACGTCCGTACAACGCATTAGCATTCAGCGCACCGATCGCAGTATTCGTCAGCGTATTCTTGATGTACCCGTTGGGACAATCAGGATGGTTTTTTGCGCCCAGCTTTGGCGTGGCAGCGATCTTCCGCTTCTTGCTATTCTTCCAAGGATTCCACAACTGGACACTCAACCCCTTCCACATGATGGGAGTGGCGGGTGTACTCGGTGGCGCGCTGTTGTGCGCGATTCACGGTGCAACAGTAGAAAACACGCTATTTGAAGACGGCGACAAAGCAAACACATTCCGCGCGTTCAACCCAACACAAGCGGAAGAAACGTACAGCATGGTGACGGCGAACCGCTTCTGGTCGCAGATTTTTGGCATTGCGTTTTCCAACAAGCGCTGGTTGCACTTTTTCATGTTGTTTGTGCCCGTGACTGGCTTGTGGATGAGTGCAGTCGGCGTTGTCGGCTTAGCGCTGAACTTGCGCGCGTATGACTTCGTGTCGCAAGAGTTACGTGCGGCAGAAGACCCCGAGTTCGAGACATTCTACACGAAAAACATTCTGCTCAACGAAGGTATTCGGGCTTGGATGGCTCCCCAAGACCAGCCTCACGAGCATTTCCAATTCCCTGAGGAGGTACTACCCCGTGGAAACGCCTTATAATGCCTCTTTTAATCGCGATTTAATAATGGGCGGCGGTCGCGACCAAGAATCGACCGGTTTCGCCTGGTGGGCAGGTAATGCCCGTTTAATTAACCTATCTGGTAAGTTGCTGGGTGCTCACGTCGCCCATTCTGGATTGATTGTCTTCTGGGCTGGCGCGATGACTTTGTTTGAAGTCGCGCACTTCATTCCAGAAAAGCCAATGTATGAGCAAGGACTCATCTTGCTACCTCACCTTGCTGCACAAGGTTGGGGCGTGGGTCCTGGTGGCGAAGTTATT
This window contains:
- the psbD gene encoding photosystem II D2 protein (photosystem q(a) protein); translation: MTIAVGQATSRGWFDVVDDWLKRDRFVFIGWSGILLFPCAYMALGGWLTGTTFVTSWYTHGIASSYLEGCNFLTVAVSTPANSMGHSLLFLWGPEAQWDFTRWCQMGGLWTFVALHGAFALIGFMLRQFEIARLVGVRPYNALAFSAPIAVFVSVFLMYPLGQSGWFFAPSFGVAAIFRFLLFFQGFHNWTLNPFHMMGVAGVLGGALLCAIHGATVENTLFEDGDKANTFRAFNPTQAEETYSMVTANRFWSQIFGIAFSNKRWLHFFMLFVPVTGLWMSAVGVVGLALNLRAYDFVSQELRAAEDPEFETFYTKNILLNEGIRAWMAPQDQPHEHFQFPEEVLPRGNAL